The DNA segment AGCGCTACCGTCACTCTCAGTGCCGCCCCCTCAGAATCCCCTCAGGTCGTAGTGTCCGCTGTCCGCCCCCATCCACACCGGTGGCCAGGGCGGGCTGGCTGACGTTCGCTGACAGATAAATCCGCGGAAATCTGTGGCACGTGCACTAAAGCGCTCTTAGGAGGGGAACTAACAGAGCGAAAACTTCCGAAAGGACACCACAATGGTCGACGCAAACAACCTCAAAGGCAAGGCCGAAGAGCTCAAAAACAAGGCCACCGACGCCTACAACAAGCTTGACGACAAGCAGAAGGAAGACCTCAAGGGCAAGGGCAAGGGCAAGGGCCTGCTCGACTCCGTTAAGGGCAAGCTCGGCAAGAAGTAAGCCTCCCCACTTCCGACGTTCCAGCAACCACCCGCCGCGTGCCGTGTCTCCGGCGGCATTCGGGTGGTTGCTGCTATGTGCACCAGGGCTGCGCGGGAGTGATGACGGTAACGCCCCAGGCAGGTACCGCCTCGGAAACTACACCCAGGCAACTATACCCAGGCGGGGTGGTGACGACACTTCCTCGCCACCGCACTCCTCCCTTATCCTGGAACCAAGCTGACCACCCCTCTCCCCAAGGAGCCCGTGAATGCGCGCCTTGCTTATCGTCGACATGCAGCCCACCTTCTGCGAAGGTGGCGAGCTTCCCGTCCCGGGCGGCCACGACATTGCCGACCGCATCGCCGACTTCTTGCGCGCCCACGCCGACCGCTACGGGCTCATCGTCACCACCCAGGATTGGCACATCAACCCGGGCAACCACTTCAGTAACACTCCCGACTATGTGGACACTTGGCCGCCTCACGGTCAGGCCGGAACCCCCAACGCCGAACTCCACCCGCGCCTCCATGCCGCACTGGAAGCATTGCGCACCAGCCACCCCGACCTGCCCCAGGAGGCAGTGCGGAAAGGCCAGTATGCGGCTAGCTACTCTGGATTTGACGGCATCACCGACTCTGCAACCACCGACGACACCTTTGCGCAGGGGCTAGCGCTGGCCGATCTCCTGCGCCGCTACGGCACAACCGAAGTGGACGTCGTGGGTCTCGCTCTCTCACACTGCGTCTGCGCCACCGCCCTGGATGCGCAGCGGGAAGGTTTCGCCACCACTGTCTTTGCTGACCTCTCCGCCCCCGTCAGTGTGGATACTGGGGATGCTGCCCTGCGCGCACTGCGGGAGGCCAGCGTGGTCGTCACCCACAGCCCCTACTGGACGTTCGCCTGCTACACCGCCTCCCGCTTCGGCACTCAACCTGGGTTGCGGGAGGCCGCCCACCGGCTAGGGGAGGGCATCGCGCGGGCTGGGCACGGCATTGTGTATGGGGGAGGCAACTGCGGCCTGATGGGGGTTATCGCAGACGCCGCACTCAGCCAGGGTGGCTCCGTCTACGGTGTCATACCGCACCACTTTGATGGGCATGAGGTTTCCCATACAAGCCTCACCTGCCTGGAGGTGGTGGACGACATGTCTACTCGTAAGAACCGCATGGCACAGTTGGCGGATTGTTTCGTGGCGCTCCCTGGCGGCGTGGGCACGCTGGAGGAATTTTTCGAGGTGTGGGCGCACCGGCAGTTGGGCATCCACCAGAAGCCGGTGGTGCTCTACAACACGGACGGCTACTGGGATAGTTTGTTGGCGGCGCTGGCGTCCTACGCGCAGGTGGACATTCTGTCCCCGACGCTGCTGGACAGCCTTATCGTGGTTGATACCCCGGATGCGCTACTCGACGCGGTCATTCGCGGGTAAAGAAGTATCCGCCTGGAGACCAGCCGGCTCACTCGGTTGGCTGCTCTGCGCCGCCGGGACACTCTGTGCGGATGCAGACTCCGCCGGGATGGCGCTGGAGCCATTCACATCCACCTCAACCCCGGCAGCTTCCGCTGCCAGGAGACGCATTCGCAGGCTGGAATGCCGGTAGCCATAGCCCACATAGGTCAGGCAGGCGATCAGCATCCACACCGCCAGTGTCGCCCAGGTGATGGGGTGCAGCTGGCTGATGAGGTACAGGCAGGCGATGATAGAAATGATAGGGGTGGCCGGGTAGAGAGGTACCCGGAAACCGCGCTGCATGGTGGGGTTGCGGCGGCGCAGAATGATCACACCCAAACTCACCACCGCAAATGCCGTCAATGTACCAATAGACACCATGTCGGAGAGGTAGTCCAGCGGCAGGAATCCCGCCAGCAGACCCACCACCAAGCAGGTAATGGCGGTGTTAATCACCGGGGTACGGGTGCGTGGGGAAATGTAGGCGAAGCCCTTGGGAATCATGCCATCGCGGGACATGGCGAATAGCACGCGCGTCTGGCCGAAAATCGTCACCAAGGTAATAGAGAAAATGGAGATGACGGCGGCTGCCGACAGAATGATGGAGAATGTGCCGGACCCGGTCACATGTTCCAGAATCTGTGACAGGCCTGCCTTCTGGTGCTGGAAAAGACTCTGCTCTTGAGCGCCTACCGCGGCTACCGCGACCAGCATGTAAATTCCCGTCACTACCACCAGTGCGATAACAAGGGCGCGGGGGATAGTGCGGTGCGGGTCCTTCACTTCTTCCGAGGCGGTGGAAATAACGTCCAGGCCGATGAAGCTGAAGAACACGGAGCCGGCGGCGGCACCCACGCCCGCCACACCCATGGGGGCGAAGGGGTGGTAGTTACCAGACTGGAAACCGGTGAATGCCACCACTGAGAACATGAGCAGCACGCCCAACTTAAGGAGGACCATCACTGCATTCGCGCGCGCAGACTCACGGGTGCCAGCCATGAGGAGGAAACAGCAGATCGTCACCAGCACCACCGCCGGCAGGTTAATGGAGAAGCTGTGGAAGCTGCCGCCGTCCCAGGGGGCGACGGAGAGGTAGTCCGGCAGGTGCCATCCGAAGACACGTTGCAGGAAGTCATTAAGGTATTCGGACCAGCCGACGGCCACTGCTGCCCCGGAGACCGCATACTCCAGCAACAAACACCATCCCACCAGGTAGCCCACCAGTTCACCGAGGGTGGCGTAGGTGTAGGTGTAGGAGGAGCCGGAGGTGGGGATGGAAGAAGCCAACTCTGCATAGCAGAGTGCGGTGAGGCCAGCTGTGGCGGCGGCAACGAGGAAGGCCAGGATGACGGCGGGGCCTGCCTCGGGTACGGCAATGGAGAAGACATAGAAAATACCGGTGCCGACGGTGCATCCTACGCCCATCATGGCTAGCTCGAAGGTGGAGATGCTTTTGCGTAGGGTCGGCCCAGAACCGTCGTCATTGCGGTTCGTCCCTGTCCCGGACTGATTGATGATGTCCTTGACGGGTTGTCGGATAAAAGGTGATTGTGCGCTGCGCATGGCTCCTTTAGCCTACTCATTGCCACCCAAATAACGTGAATGGTTCGTACAACGGGGATAATAAGAGGAACGATTCTGGGCTCCGTGCGTGCCTTACGGCACGTGTGTGACTGCCAAGAGAGGACAATGACACATGGCATCTGTGACCTTCGATCACGCCACTTGTATCTATCCCGGAGCCGCTAAGCCTAGCGTTGACAATCTTTGCCTGGATATTCGTGACGGTGAATTCCTGGTACTCGTCGGCCCTTCCGGCTGCGGCAAATCGACCACTCTGCGCATGCTGGCCGGTTTGGAGTTTGTAGACTCTGGAAAGGTTTGGATTGGTGACGATGATGTCACCCTAGCCGATCCGAAAGACCGCGACATCGCCATGGTTTTTCAAAACTATGCTCTCTACCCGCACATGACGGTGGCCGAGAATATGGGCTTCGCGTTGAAGCTCGCCAAGGTAGATAAAAAGGAGATTCGCCAGCGCGTGGAGGAAGCCGCCCGTCTGCTGGATCTCACTGACTACCTCGACCGTAAGCCTAAGGCGCTGTCCGGTGGCCAACGGCAGCGTGTTGCCATGGGGCGGGCTATTGTGCGCTCCCCGCGTGTTTTTCTTATGGACGAGCCGCTCTCCAACTTGGACGCCCGCTTGCGCGTTCACACCCGTGCCCAGATCGCCGAACTGCAGCAGCGCCTCGGCACCACCACCGTTTACGTCACCCACGACCAGGTGGAGGCCATGACGATGGGCGACCGGGTGGCAGTACTCTGCGCCGGGCAGCTGCAGCAGGTGGATACGCCCCGCAACCTCTTCGACCATCCGGCCAATGCTTTTGTGGCGGGCTTCATTGGGTCTCCGTCGATGAACATTCTCACTGCCCCGGTGCGGGGTGCGTCTGCGTGGGTGGGGGAGACGCCCATTCCGCTGCCGGATCGTATCCCGGCGGGGGTGCCCACAACGTCCGTATTGGTGGGTTTCCGCCCCGAGCGGGTGGAGGGTGTTGTTGCCGGTGACGGTGTTGTGGAGGCCGCCGACGGCTGCACCCTCTACATGCGGGTGGATCTGGTCGAAGAACTGGGATCCCAGGCCATCGGCCACGGCCACCTGGCTAATGCGGCAGGCGAGCAGGTATCTGAGCAGCGCATCACCGCCGCCGTGGACTGGCAGAACTTGCCCGCCCGCGGAGACCTGGTGCGCATCACCATTACCCCGGAGGACCTCTACTTCTTTGCCGATGACGAGTCTGGGGTGACGCTCTGGGACGACATCGCCGCCACCGCCCCCGTAACCGCAGCTACCCCTGCCGACAGCGTCCCCGACGTCACCGTAGACACCACAGCAGATGCGGCGGAGTCCACCGCTCCGGAGGCTGCACCGACGTCCACTGAGGAGGCAGACGCATGAGCCACCTCCACTGTCACCACCCCCACCAGCACCGCTACCGGCCCCTACAGCTTGCCGCACTCGGTGCTGCCGCCATTCTCGCCGTCACCGGATGCTCCAGCAACTCCTTCAATGACGCCACTCGCGCCGCCCAAAAAAACCTCGACGAGCGCGGACCCATCACCTTCGCCATGGGCAAAAACGACATCGCCAACTTGCGCCCCGTCGTGCAACGCTGGAATGCCGCCCATCCCACCGAACGCGTCAACCTCCATGAACTCGCCGGCGAAGCCGACTCGCAGCGTGACACCCTCGTGCAATCCCTGCAAGCCCACTCCGGAGAATTCGATGTCATGGCCCTCGACGTCATCGACACCGCCAGCTTTGCCGCTCACCAATGGCTTCAGCCCCTGGAAGGCACAATGGCCATTGACATGACGAAACTACTACCGGCCACGGTGGAATCCGCCACCTATTCCGGTACCGTCTATGCCGCCCCCCAAAACACCAATGGCCAACTGCTCTTCTACCGCAGCGACCTCATCAAAAACCCACCCTCCACCTGGGACGAACTCACCCAGGACTGCTCCATTGCCAAAAAGCACAAGCTGGACTGCCTCGTCACCCAGCTGAAGCAGTACGAAGGACTCACTGTTAACACCTCCATCTTCATTAACGGGTGGGGCGGGCAGATCGTCGGGGCCGACGGATTCACCCCCACCGTCACCTCCGACTCCTCCCGCGCCGGCATCCAAACTCTCGTCGACGCCTACCAGAGCGGCGTCATCGCCAAACGCGCCGTCTCCTTCACCGAAGAGCAAACCAACCTGGCCTTCGTCAACGGGGAAGCCCTCTTTGCCATCAACTGGCCCTACATGTACGAGAATGCCCGCACCTCGGACGACTCCAAAGTCAAAGGTAAGTTCGCGGTAGCCCCGTTGGTGGGCAAAGACGGGGTGGGTGCCTCCACCCTGGGCGGTTACAACAACGCCATCAACGTCTACTCGGAACACAAAGCCACCGCCCGGGACTTCATTGCCTTCATCGAAAACCGGGAGAACCAGCTGAGCTTCGCCCAGAACTCCTTCCCTCCAGTCCTTACTTCCATCTACGACGACAAGTCCCTCATCAAGAACTACCCCTACCTGCCGGTCCTCAAAACAGCCCTGGAAAACGCGGTACCCCGCCCGGTTAGCCCCTTCTACCCGGCCATCTCCAAAGCCATCCAGGACAATGTCTACGCAGCCCTCTTCGGACGTAAAACCGTCGTCCAAGCCAGCGAAGACATGACCAGTGCAATCGAAGTGGCGGAACACTGATGAGCGCGGTCAAGACGAAAAACAGCACCACCGAGCGCCGGAGGGACCAGCAGCTTACCGCCGACGGCCAGACGCACCACAAGCGCCCCTCCGCCCGCGGAAAGGTTGCCGCCCTCCTCACCCCCGCCCTCGTCCTCATCGGTGTCATCATCCTCTACCCGCTGCTCAGCGGTGTCGTCCTCTCCTTCAAATCGGACCCTGTCCTCAACCGGCACGATGGCTTCTTCTACCCGGGTGGCTTTATCGGCCTCCAGAACTACGGCTACTGGCTCACCCACAGCTGCTCCACGGGCAGCGCTACCGTCGGCTGCCCGCCTGGCACCCTCGCCAACGACTTCTGGCCTGCCCTCGGCAACACCCTCTTCTTCACCATCGTGACGGTGCTGCTAGAGACCATCATCGGCATCGGCATGGCGCTCGTCATGGCGCAGAACTTCCGGGGTCGCGGTTTGCTGCGCGCTGCCGTGCTCGTCCCCTGGGCCATTCCCACCGCCATCACCGCCAAACTGTGGGCATTCCTCTTCGCGGAACAGGGCATCATCAACTCCCTCTTCCACACCACTATCGCCTGGCAGACTGACCCATGGGCGGCCAGATTCTCCATCATCCTGGCAGACGTGTGGAAAACCACCCCCTTTATGGCGCTCCTCATCCTCGCTGGGCTACAAATGATCCCCAAGGAACTCTACGAGGCGGCCCGCGTGGACGGCGCCAACGCCTGGCAACGCTTTACCCGCATCA comes from the Lawsonella clevelandensis genome and includes:
- a CDS encoding TIGR00730 family Rossman fold protein, which encodes MRALLIVDMQPTFCEGGELPVPGGHDIADRIADFLRAHADRYGLIVTTQDWHINPGNHFSNTPDYVDTWPPHGQAGTPNAELHPRLHAALEALRTSHPDLPQEAVRKGQYAASYSGFDGITDSATTDDTFAQGLALADLLRRYGTTEVDVVGLALSHCVCATALDAQREGFATTVFADLSAPVSVDTGDAALRALREASVVVTHSPYWTFACYTASRFGTQPGLREAAHRLGEGIARAGHGIVYGGGNCGLMGVIADAALSQGGSVYGVIPHHFDGHEVSHTSLTCLEVVDDMSTRKNRMAQLADCFVALPGGVGTLEEFFEVWAHRQLGIHQKPVVLYNTDGYWDSLLAALASYAQVDILSPTLLDSLIVVDTPDALLDAVIRG
- a CDS encoding amino acid permease; this encodes MRSAQSPFIRQPVKDIINQSGTGTNRNDDGSGPTLRKSISTFELAMMGVGCTVGTGIFYVFSIAVPEAGPAVILAFLVAAATAGLTALCYAELASSIPTSGSSYTYTYATLGELVGYLVGWCLLLEYAVSGAAVAVGWSEYLNDFLQRVFGWHLPDYLSVAPWDGGSFHSFSINLPAVVLVTICCFLLMAGTRESARANAVMVLLKLGVLLMFSVVAFTGFQSGNYHPFAPMGVAGVGAAAGSVFFSFIGLDVISTASEEVKDPHRTIPRALVIALVVVTGIYMLVAVAAVGAQEQSLFQHQKAGLSQILEHVTGSGTFSIILSAAAVISIFSITLVTIFGQTRVLFAMSRDGMIPKGFAYISPRTRTPVINTAITCLVVGLLAGFLPLDYLSDMVSIGTLTAFAVVSLGVIILRRRNPTMQRGFRVPLYPATPIISIIACLYLISQLHPITWATLAVWMLIACLTYVGYGYRHSSLRMRLLAAEAAGVEVDVNGSSAIPAESASAQSVPAAQSSQPSEPAGLQADTSLPANDRVE
- a CDS encoding ABC transporter ATP-binding protein; the protein is MASVTFDHATCIYPGAAKPSVDNLCLDIRDGEFLVLVGPSGCGKSTTLRMLAGLEFVDSGKVWIGDDDVTLADPKDRDIAMVFQNYALYPHMTVAENMGFALKLAKVDKKEIRQRVEEAARLLDLTDYLDRKPKALSGGQRQRVAMGRAIVRSPRVFLMDEPLSNLDARLRVHTRAQIAELQQRLGTTTVYVTHDQVEAMTMGDRVAVLCAGQLQQVDTPRNLFDHPANAFVAGFIGSPSMNILTAPVRGASAWVGETPIPLPDRIPAGVPTTSVLVGFRPERVEGVVAGDGVVEAADGCTLYMRVDLVEELGSQAIGHGHLANAAGEQVSEQRITAAVDWQNLPARGDLVRITITPEDLYFFADDESGVTLWDDIAATAPVTAATPADSVPDVTVDTTADAAESTAPEAAPTSTEEADA
- a CDS encoding ABC transporter substrate-binding protein; the protein is MSHLHCHHPHQHRYRPLQLAALGAAAILAVTGCSSNSFNDATRAAQKNLDERGPITFAMGKNDIANLRPVVQRWNAAHPTERVNLHELAGEADSQRDTLVQSLQAHSGEFDVMALDVIDTASFAAHQWLQPLEGTMAIDMTKLLPATVESATYSGTVYAAPQNTNGQLLFYRSDLIKNPPSTWDELTQDCSIAKKHKLDCLVTQLKQYEGLTVNTSIFINGWGGQIVGADGFTPTVTSDSSRAGIQTLVDAYQSGVIAKRAVSFTEEQTNLAFVNGEALFAINWPYMYENARTSDDSKVKGKFAVAPLVGKDGVGASTLGGYNNAINVYSEHKATARDFIAFIENRENQLSFAQNSFPPVLTSIYDDKSLIKNYPYLPVLKTALENAVPRPVSPFYPAISKAIQDNVYAALFGRKTVVQASEDMTSAIEVAEH
- a CDS encoding carbohydrate ABC transporter permease gives rise to the protein MSAVKTKNSTTERRRDQQLTADGQTHHKRPSARGKVAALLTPALVLIGVIILYPLLSGVVLSFKSDPVLNRHDGFFYPGGFIGLQNYGYWLTHSCSTGSATVGCPPGTLANDFWPALGNTLFFTIVTVLLETIIGIGMALVMAQNFRGRGLLRAAVLVPWAIPTAITAKLWAFLFAEQGIINSLFHTTIAWQTDPWAARFSIILADVWKTTPFMALLILAGLQMIPKELYEAARVDGANAWQRFTRITLPLAKGSIVVAVLFRMLDALRMYDLPYIMVGPNPDSPTATVSQLVVAAIRQDQVNAASALSTLIFLLIFLIALFFVKVLGARLNKQPDSVVAEED